CAGAAGTCGAGCGCGTTGAGCGTACAGAGAGCCGTCAGCGTTCCACCGCAGAGCTTAAGCCTGAGGACGCCGCGCCCAAGGCAGATGCTCCTAGCTCCAAAACCGACACAGCCGAGGCTGAAAAGCCTGCTGAATCAGCAAAAGCTTAGGCAGGTCGTCACTGATGAGCGAGAAAGAGCAGAAGTCTCAGGAACGTGACGTGAGTACTGCACCTGAGAGCAGTGCCAAGAATATTTCCCCGGAGCAGACCAGCTCCGAACCCCGCCCAGAGCACAGCGAAGAAATGACTCCGCTGGACGCTGCTGTGGCCAAGACCGCCGCAGAAGCTGCGGGAGAGACTCCGGCAGAATCTGCGAGTGAGATAGAGGTGCCTTCTTCGGAAGAGAGCACCGTTTCGCAGCTTGAGCAGGACGTTACTCCAGAAGAGCACGCACAGGATGTCGACGCTGAACCCGTCGAATCTCTTGACGAGCTGGATGATCCTTCCGCAGGTGCGTTATATGAGCCTGTCGCAGAGCTTCAGGATGAGCTGGACGCCGCAGAAGAACAGGCGAGCGAGTCTCCAGTCGAAGCTGCTGGTTCCGGTGGTGGCGATGATGGCGGAGATGACTCCGGTACGTCTGCCGGCGCTGAGGACAAAGAGCCAGAGCAGGGCAATGAAGACGGTGATGACGACGACGATGATGACGATGAAGAACTCGTCGAGATGGGACTTCTTGACCATCTTGAGGAGTTGCGGAAACGTCTGACCTACTGTGTTATCGCCGTTATTGTTGGCCTTTTTGCCTGTTATGGTTTTGCTGAGCAGCTTTTTGATTTCTTGATGATGCCGCTCAAGCCTATCCTTCCCGAAGGGTCGAGCCTGATCTTCACCGGTCTGCCAGAAGGCTTCTTTACCTACATTAAGCTCTCTGCATTTGCTGGCCTTTTTGTGGTCAGTCCCTTTATTTTTTATCAGCTGTGGGCCTTTATCGCCCCCGGTCTGTACAAGGAAGAGCGTCGCTGGGTTTTCCCCATTGCCTTGTGTTCCTCCCTCTTCTTTGTCTCTGGCGCATGTTTTGGCTATTTTGTCGTGTTCCCCATTGCCTTCAAGTTCTTTATGGGTTTTGGAACAGACATCATCAAGCCGATGCCCAGCCTGAAAGAGTATCTCTCTTTCTCCCTCAAGCTGCTCACCGCTTTTGGTGTCGCGTTTGAGCTGCCACTCTTTATTTTCTTCCTTGCCCGCCTTGGAATGGTGTCTTCCCGCTGGCTCAAGGACAAACGAAAATACTTTGTTCTCGTGGCATTTGTTATCTCCGCAGTTTTGACACCCCCGGACGTGGTTTCACAGTGCTTTATGGCTGGTCCGCTCATTATTCTGTATGAGCTTGGTATCATTGTCGCCTGGCTGTTTGGCAAAGCTGAACCTCGCAAAATGAAAAACGCAGAGTAGTTCATCCCGAACCTAAAAGCGCCCATCTTTGGATGGGCGCTTTCTTTTTTTGGTGAGTGCAAAATTCTCCCCGACGCGCTACAGTATGCTATGGAATTCTGCGAAAGATTTATGGAGCAGGCATGCGGTCTTACTCTTTGACCTTAAAGCAGAAAGCGTGCATG
Above is a window of Desulfobaculum bizertense DSM 18034 DNA encoding:
- the tatC gene encoding twin-arginine translocase subunit TatC; the protein is MGLLDHLEELRKRLTYCVIAVIVGLFACYGFAEQLFDFLMMPLKPILPEGSSLIFTGLPEGFFTYIKLSAFAGLFVVSPFIFYQLWAFIAPGLYKEERRWVFPIALCSSLFFVSGACFGYFVVFPIAFKFFMGFGTDIIKPMPSLKEYLSFSLKLLTAFGVAFELPLFIFFLARLGMVSSRWLKDKRKYFVLVAFVISAVLTPPDVVSQCFMAGPLIILYELGIIVAWLFGKAEPRKMKNAE